A stretch of Arachis hypogaea cultivar Tifrunner chromosome 15, arahy.Tifrunner.gnm2.J5K5, whole genome shotgun sequence DNA encodes these proteins:
- the LOC114925368 gene encoding uncharacterized protein: MTTNLSECINAVLKGTCYLPISAIVRITYERLQKLFVTKGREVQSQLAGRNCFSQRLLAAIEKNREGISKMRVTHCDRRAFVFFVEELEPFEGGSRLLSVRLSEGTCDCGLFQSLHYPCRHALAGCAPTSIECAPYVHPVYRQEEVFKVYEMEFPPIPDESLWSEWHGTMMRPNPAMRQKATGRPVSTRFQNDMDDIERQEKRCALCSQVGHTRRGVPNQPTGDA; this comes from the coding sequence ATGACCACCAATTTGTCCGAGTGCATCAATGCTGTGTTGAAGGGGACATGCTACTTGCCCATTTCGGCTATTGTACGTATCACGTACGAGAGACTGCAGAAGTTATTTGTTACGAAGGGTAGGGAAGTGCAGAGCCAGTTGGCGGGCAGAAACTGCTTCTCACAGAGACTCTTAGCAGCCATTGAGAAGAATAGGGAAGGCATTTCGAAGATGCGTGTGACCCATTGCGATAGGCGGGCCTTCGTGTTTTTTGTGGAGGAGCTAGAGCCGTTCGAGGGGGGGTCAAGGCTCCTTTCGGTTCGCCTATCGGAGGGGACATGTGATTGCGGTTTATTCCAGTCTCTCCACTATCCGTGCCGGCACGCCCTTGCCGGGTGCGCCCCCACTAGCATTGAGTGTGCCCCGTACGTGCATCCAGTCTACCGGCAGGAAGAGGTGTTCAAGGTGTACGAGATGGAGTTCCCACCCATTCCCGACGAGTCGCTGTGGTCGGAGTGGCATGGGACGATGATGCGTCCTAATCCAGCCATGCGGCAAAAGGCCACGGGAAGACCAGTGTCCACCAGATTCCAGAACGACATGGATGACATCGAGCGTCAAGAGAAGCGATGTGCCTTGTGTAGCCAAGTCGGCCACACTAGAAGGGGTGTTCCTAACCAACCCACCGGAGATGCGTAG
- the LOC112749065 gene encoding uncharacterized protein, translated as MAKQKAIAWIYGDWEESYNKVPKLLQALQSCFPGTICDLRVKPYYEGHLMLRDCCMFDKVFWTFPSCVEAFKHCKPFVSVDGTHLYGKYGGVLLIAVVQDGNNNILPISFAIVESESTESWSFFLINLRRHVTPQDGLLVISNRS; from the coding sequence atggcgaagcagaaggccatTGCGTGGATCTACGGTGATTGGGAGGAGTCGTACAACAAGGTGCCAAAACTACTTCAGGCACTGCAGAGCTGTTTCCCCGGTACCATATGTGACCTACGCGTGAAACCGTACTACGAAGGTCACCTCATGTTGCGCGACTGCTGCATGTTCGACAAAGTATTTTGGACTTTCCCATCATGTGTCGAGGccttcaagcattgcaagccatTTGTCTCTGTAGATGGCACGCATCTATATGGCAAGTACGGTGGAGTGTTGCTTATCGCGGTGGTGCAAGATGGGAACAACAACATACTACCAATTTCTTTTGCCATTGTTGAGTCTGAGAGCACAGAGTCATGGTCATTCTTTCTTATTAATTTGAGGCGCCACGTCACCCCACAAGACGGCTTGCTGGTTATCTCGAACAGATCTTAG